Part of the Pirellulales bacterium genome, TTCAAGTGATGGGCAACGGCCTGCTGCTGGATGGAATTGCCTTCGATCCAGATCCGGCGCATCTCACCCGTCGCGAACAGGGCAATCCACGAGCCATCGCGGGGCTGTTGAAGCACGTGCCGTAGTTTCTGGTCGTCTTGATCGGTGATGATGGTTGTCCAGTTGGCCTGAGAAATCGGCTGGATCACGATTCGCCCCGGCTCTCCCGGTCCACCACACCAGATGGCTTGGCTAGCCGTCGTAAACCCCACTCCCCAAATCTGCATTGGTAGTTCGTTCAAGGCGACATACGGTTCGCCCAGTTGGCTGAGCTTCACGGTGCCATCGGCGCTCGCCGTGGCGATGCTGCGACCGTCGGGCGAGAAAGCCGTCGACCAGATGCGATCGCCGTGGCCGGCAAAGATCAGGCGTTCAGTGCTCGTGTGCGTGTTCCAGACTCGCACGGTAGCGTCATCGCTTGCGGAAGCCAGCAATCGATCTCCCGGCGAGAACGTAAGCGTATGCACTGCGCCGGTATGGCCCACCAGCGGTGAAAGTTCCTCACCGGTTCGCAGATCGTAAAGCTCGATGACCCCTTGGCGACCGGCGATGGCCAGCAGCCGACCATCGTGCGAAACGGCCAGTCCAGCAATCTGCCGCGGCTGGGTCGCCCACGTCCGCATCTCAGCCTTGTTGGCCAGGTCCCACTGCCGGGCAGTGCGATCGTCGCTCGTTGAAAACAGCGAGCCGCCGTCTGGGCTAAACGCGACGGACTGGACAAAGTCGCGATGGCCGCTCAGCGTGGCGAGCAGCGTGCCTTGCGCAACATCCCACAGATAAATCACCTTGTCTTTGCCACAGGCGGCCAACTGCCGTCCGTCCGGCGAAAAGGCCAACCCGAATACGCCGTGCTTGGGTTCGTCCAGCTTTCGATGTAGGGATTGAGCCTTGATGTCCCAAAGGAAGACCGTCGCGTCGTCGCTGGCCGTCGCCAACAGTTGACCGTCGGGAGAGAACGCCAGGCTGTTGATCTCACCTTCATGACCCGTCAAGGCGCAGAGCAGGTCTCCGTTGGCCGCGTCCCAGATTCGCACCACGGCATCGGCTCCCACCGAGGCGACGGTGTGCCCATCCGGCGCATATGCAACGCCGTACACGCTGCCTTGGTGCCCACGCAGGGTCTTCACGGGACGGTTGCATTTGTCCCAGAGATACCGCCAGGCAAATTCGCGCAAATCGGCTTCGCCCAGCTGGGGCAGGTATTGTGTCAGGAGCTCGCGCGCCCGCTGGGGATCGTTGTTCAACCAGGCTCGTTGCGCCAGATGCAAGTCGGCCGCGTACAGCAGTCGCCGGGTATGCAGCTGGCTGCTTCGAGCAAGGGCCGTTTGCTCTTCGGCACGCTTCCGCTGCTCGACCGCTTCGCGCTGGCCCGCCTCCGCGGTATCGAGCGCTGCGGCCAATTCGCGTGCATGCCGTGCCATTTGGATCGAGTACCAAGCTCCCGCGGCCAGCAGCGCGAAGAAGGCCACGCACGAGACAATCGCCAGAGCCGCCACGGCCGGTCGCCGCCGGGCCCATTTGGTCAGCCGCTCGCTCAGCCGCAACGGGCGCGCCCGCGTCGGTTCGTCCCGCAGGAATCGCTCCAAGTCCTCGCGCAGGTATTGAGCGGAACGATAGCGCCGCTCGGGCTGCTTTTCCAAACACTTCAGACAGATTGCTTCCAGGTCGCGCGAGATTCGCGGTTGCAAGCGGCGCGGGGCCAGTGGCTCTTCGCTGACGATCCGCCGCAGCGTATCGGCTTCGGACGCCCCGCGATGCGGCGTGCGGCCGGTGAGCAGTTCGTAGAGCATCGTCCCGAGCGCGAAGATGTCGGCAGCCGGCCCGATTTCATGTACGCGCCCTTCGGCTTGCTCGGGCGACATATAGGCCATCGTGCCGAGCATGGTCCCCGTGGCGGTTTCGTCGCCGTCTTGTTCGAACAATTTGGCCAGGCCGAAATCGGTCAGCCGCGGTTCGTAGTTGCTTAACTCGTCGGGTCCCTGCCCCGACGCGCCGCGGCGCTGCAGCAGCACGTTGCCGGGCTTGAGGTCGCGATGAATCACGTTACGGGCATGGGCATAATCGACCGCGTCGACCAGCTGGGCAATCAGTCGAGCGGCCACGCGCGGGGCGACGGGCTGCGGGCGTGCCCGGAGCCAGGCGGCCAGTGTCGGCCCGTCGCAATAGTCGGCGGCCAGGTAACAAAGTGTGCCTACCTCACCCGCCTCGTGCACGGCGACGATATTGGGATGGGTCAGCCGTGCCGTGGCCTGCGCCTCGCGGATGAATCGACGGCGGATTTCGGGCAGTACCAACGCCTCGGGCCGAGGCACCTTGAGCGCGACCTGGCGTCCGAGCGTGGGATCGATCGCCAGAAACACGATCCCCTGTCCACCGCGACCGAGTTCGCGAAGGATGCGAAATCGTCCGATGCAATTGGGTTCTTGGCTGCCGTCCGACGTGCGGCCGTGCTCTGTTGCGGTTCGGGCCTTTGTCCTTTGACTGCCTGGCAAGGGTGTTTCGCCGCTGCGGCGGACTTGTTCGAGCAGTTGCAGGCAGCGCTGCGTTGCGCGGCCGACGGAGGTTGAGGGCGCGCTGTCGGTCTGATCGTCACCTAGTCGATCCCCGCGCGCCAGCGCCAGGTGGGTAGACTCCATCCATGCCAACAGCGCTTCATCCGGTCCCGCTTCCTCATCAGGCCGAGCGTCGTCGAACGGATCGAAGCTAGAGGGCGCTGTGCTCATCATCCTTCGTCGTGTCGACTTCGCCGGCCAGCCGTTTGGCCAAGGCGACGATGGCTCGGCCCCACAGCTTGCGCGCCGCATCGGTGCTCAGCCCGAGTTCGCTGGCCACCTGTTCGTGCGTCTGAAATTGCAAGTTACGGAGCACAATCGCGGTGCGGTAATGCGCCGGCAATTCGTCGAGCGCCGCCATCAAGGACCGACGCTCCTCGGCGGCCACCGCCAGCCAGCTGGGCGACGGTCCCGGGTCGATCAACGCGAGTGCCTCGGCGCGGGCCGAATCGTCCGCCCCGACCGAGACCTCGCGATTCACGGCCCGACGCTCGGCCTGTCGAAACTGTTTCGTCGCGTCGAGCACGTTGTTCAGCAGCACTCGGCGGAGCCATGCCTGGACCTCCTCGGGCGACTGCCCTTGAAAGTGGCGGAATCCCTGATGGGCCTCGAGCAAGGTCTGCTGTACCAGGTCGCTGGCCGAAATCTTGGGACGAAGGTCATCGGCCAACTCGTCGCGCGCGATGCACAACAGATAGTCGCGAAATGTCTCAAACAGCAGCCCCAGCGACGAATGCGAGCCAGCGCGGGCCCGCTGGAGCAGCGTATCTGCCGAACCGCAACGACAAGCCTCGGGCTGGCGCGATTCGTGATCGGGTCGAGGTGCGGCGTCGCGACTAGCCACGAGGATCTATTTCACTAGGGCGAGATCGGGGCCGGGACGTGGAACCTCTCGCCCACGATCGCGCGCGGGCGAAAGCATCGCTGCAGAGGTGCGTTGCACATCTTGGCTAACCGCCGCACAGAATCAAGCGCGTGTTTTCTGGTTTTTTTCTTGACGGCG contains:
- a CDS encoding serine/threonine protein kinase, coding for MFLAIDPTLGRQVALKVPRPEALVLPEIRRRFIREAQATARLTHPNIVAVHEAGEVGTLCYLAADYCDGPTLAAWLRARPQPVAPRVAARLIAQLVDAVDYAHARNVIHRDLKPGNVLLQRRGASGQGPDELSNYEPRLTDFGLAKLFEQDGDETATGTMLGTMAYMSPEQAEGRVHEIGPAADIFALGTMLYELLTGRTPHRGASEADTLRRIVSEEPLAPRRLQPRISRDLEAICLKCLEKQPERRYRSAQYLREDLERFLRDEPTRARPLRLSERLTKWARRRPAVAALAIVSCVAFFALLAAGAWYSIQMARHARELAAALDTAEAGQREAVEQRKRAEEQTALARSSQLHTRRLLYAADLHLAQRAWLNNDPQRARELLTQYLPQLGEADLREFAWRYLWDKCNRPVKTLRGHQGSVYGVAYAPDGHTVASVGADAVVRIWDAANGDLLCALTGHEGEINSLAFSPDGQLLATASDDATVFLWDIKAQSLHRKLDEPKHGVFGLAFSPDGRQLAACGKDKVIYLWDVAQGTLLATLSGHRDFVQSVAFSPDGGSLFSTSDDRTARQWDLANKAEMRTWATQPRQIAGLAVSHDGRLLAIAGRQGVIELYDLRTGEELSPLVGHTGAVHTLTFSPGDRLLASASDDATVRVWNTHTSTERLIFAGHGDRIWSTAFSPDGRSIATASADGTVKLSQLGEPYVALNELPMQIWGVGFTTASQAIWCGGPGEPGRIVIQPISQANWTTIITDQDDQKLRHVLQQPRDGSWIALFATGEMRRIWIEGNSIQQQAVAHHLNVHSVALSPDGRFLAAANQDIQVWDTTDWNLVATLKGHSAAVPALKFSPTSTLLASGDVHGVIKLWEVPFDKPCVTLPPQSQDVRALCFSPDGKRLAWVGHEPTVTLWDLVAQRQQLVLAGHTARLTAVAWSPDGRTVASSGDDNVVRLWDPDTGRELLALPGHTQRVDHLVFSPDGTHLLSCVGGSNTAFLWCAPAAVGSPIPKSDADAIAWQHKISPEDIPVEQDSTRSGETARILPPGTWPSLMDVEKLLAALTGWSRRQGRPLAIPTFDNRETDEGVLVGAISFPGAVFDEPPADQASASRRLEDQFRDVEAYCQAMGEFTGFPNFNFPGSLTRLPSQGLERRFVGEQELGPSDSPTDLFREIHRWAKRQGFVGGYPSFLQNAADGQRRFEAVLVPPAIATEIWIPASELR
- a CDS encoding RNA polymerase sigma factor; this translates as MASRDAAPRPDHESRQPEACRCGSADTLLQRARAGSHSSLGLLFETFRDYLLCIARDELADDLRPKISASDLVQQTLLEAHQGFRHFQGQSPEEVQAWLRRVLLNNVLDATKQFRQAERRAVNREVSVGADDSARAEALALIDPGPSPSWLAVAAEERRSLMAALDELPAHYRTAIVLRNLQFQTHEQVASELGLSTDAARKLWGRAIVALAKRLAGEVDTTKDDEHSAL